A single Drechmeria coniospora strain ARSEF 6962 chromosome 03, whole genome shotgun sequence DNA region contains:
- a CDS encoding cyclin domain containing protein, translated as MEFAHADETFFVESDDQPRQLRLDTRTAAKMIARQRQDVIAGELSRLAADEYLEDILKHMQTMEACPPPPSPGRPAARLRCRREIQWYMRPYLIDFLVEAHAAFVLLPETLFLTVNLLDRYCSRRVVYKHHYQLVGCAALLIAAKYGDKKDRVPQISELSNMCCGLYDAGMFTQMEMHVLNTLDWAIGHPTVDFYSQLLVAYEHDNKEVNCMASYLCEIALYHRDFVSVKPSTMARASLAVARAILGRPEVADRELDLEESGVAELMSHHLEQPSPTLARKYSSPSTYRVSHRLADFVATRAAAIAEAQRNANPPSPPADVLDKQGDIYSTPQKGHVATNVYEGYLTPPITPDGVHFGGGNLPKDSYPLPPRCPMTPTPQHNVAGYAQHARHVALANQQGLHQH; from the exons atggagttcgcccacgccgacgagacgttCTTCGTCGAGTCCGACGACCAGCCGCGCCAGCTGCGCCTCGACACCCGAACGGCAGCCAAAATGATTGCCCGCCAAAGGCAGgacgtcatcgccggcgAGCTGTCACgcctggccgccgacgagtaCCTCGAGGACATACTGAAGCACATGCAGACGATGGAGGCAtgtccccctcccccttcccCCGGCCGGCCAGCCGCCCGCCTCCGTTGCCGC CGGGAGATCCAGTGGTACATGCGTCCGTACCTCATCgacttcctcgtcgaggctcaCGCCGCCTTTGTCCTCCTCCCCGAAACGCTCTTCCTCACCGTCAACCTCCTCGACCGGTACTGTTCCCGGAGGGTCGTCTACAAGCATCACTACCAGCTCGTCGGCTGCGCCGCCTTGCTGATCGCCGCCAAGTACGGCGACAAGAAGGATCGGGTCCCGCAAATATCGGAGCTGAGCAACATGTGCTGCGGCCTCTACGATGCCGGCATGTTCACCCAGATGGAGATGCACGTCCTCAACACGCTCGACTGGGCCATCGGCCACCCGACGGTCGATTTCTACTCGCAGCTGCTCGTGGCGTACGAGCACGACAACAAGGAGGTGAACTGCATGGCCTCGTACCTGTGCGAGATTGCCCTCTACCACCGCGACTTCGTGTCCGtcaagccgtcgacgatggcccgcgcctccctcgccgtcgctcggGCCATCCTGGGCCGACCCGAGGTGGCCGACCGGGAGCTGGATCTGGAGGAgagcggcgtcgccgagctcatGTCGCACCACCTGGAGCAGCCTTCGCCCACGCTGGCCCGCAAGTAttcgtcgccgagcacctACCGAGTCTCCCACAGGCTGGCCGACTTCGTCGCCACGCGAGcagccgccatcgccgaggcgCAGCGCAACGCCAAccccccgtcgccgcccgccgacgtCCTGGACAAGCAGGGTGACATCTACAGCACCCCCCAGAAGGGCCACGTCGCCACCAACGTCTACGAAGGGTACCTCACCCCTCCCATCacgcccgacggcgtccactttggcggcggcaaccTGCCCAAGGACTCGTACCCCTTGCCCCCCCGGTGtccgatgacgccgacgccgcagcaCAACGTCGCCGGCTACGCCCAGCACGCTCGCCATGTGGCATTGGCGAACCAGCAGGGACTTCACCAACACTAG